The Mycolicibacterium neoaurum DNA segment AGCGATCAGAGGAACACCTCGCGGTTGCGGGCGGCCCACTCGGCCATCGACTCCGCGGGCGTGCCGGTGAGCCGCTCGACATGGTCGTTGGCCCGCTGGCCGGTGACGATCTGGTCGCGAGCGAATTGCTCCTCGGCTCCCTGCGGGTTGGCGGCACGGTCGAAGAGGTCGAGATACCAGTCCACGCCATCGCCCATGAGCGGGCGCAGCAACGCGTCGGCCTCGGCACGGCTGCAACGCCGCATCTCGACGTCGATGCCGACCCCGGTGCCGATCTCACGGGCGATCTCGGCACGGCTGAGCGCACGCGGTCCGGTCAGTTCGTACATCTTGCCGAGGTGGGTGTCCTGGGGATCGGCGAGCAGGTGAGCGGCCACCCGGGCGATATCGCGCATGGACACCGGCGATTGCACGGCGTCGGGCGCGATGTCGTGCACCACCCCGGTCCTGATCTGGGGCGCCCACATGGTGAAGTTGTCGCTGAACTCGCCGGGACCGAGTTGGGTCTGGCCGAGCCCGGAGGCGGTGACGGCATCGGCATGCTGCTGCCAGTGCGCGCCGCCGGTGAGCGCCACCACGTAGCGCACACCGGCATTCGTGAGGTGCTCCAGGGTGGCCGCCAGTGTCGGGGGATGCGGTGCAAGGTAGACCCGCTCGACACCGTCCAAGGCGGCGCGTAACGAATCAGGCTTTCCCAGGTACCCGGTGACCGCGGTCACCGAATCGGGCAGGGCGGCCTTCGTCGGGTTCACCGTCAACGCACGGATATCGTTGGCCCCCAGCGCGATCAACTCATCGACCACCTGCCTGCCGATATTGCCCGTTGCGCCCGTCACGAGAATCGTCATAACGACACCGTAGCCACGGGATTCGACAATTCGGGCGGCGTCGGCGTTGATGAGACACTGGGTTCATGCGTGCGGTGTTGTGGGATATGGACGGAACGCTCGTCGACTCCGAAAAGCTCTGGGACATCGCGATTCAGGACCTGTACCGCAAGCACGGTCGTGAACTGTCCGCCGAGGTGCGCACCAGCACGATCGGCGGGTCCAGCGAGAACGTCATGGCGATCGTCTACGCCGACCTGGGTTTGCCACTCGATCCCGAGGACATGGCGCGCACCGCGGACTGGATGCACGATTACGTCGGCGAACTCTTCGCAGAGGGTCTGCCGTGGTGCGCCGGGGCCCGGGAGATGCTCGACGAGCTCGCGGCCGCCGACGTCACGATGGCATTGGTGACCAACACCCGTCGCGTGCTCACCGAGAAGGCTCTCGACAGCATCGGACGGGGTTATTTCGCGGTGACCGTGTGCGGCGACGAGGTGCCCAGCGGCAAACCCGCGCCGGATCCCTATCTGCGCGCCGCCACGCTGCTGGGCCTCGATCCGGCCGCATGCCTGGCCGTCGAGGATTCCGTCACCGGGGCGGCCGCCGCGGAGGCAGCCGGCTGCGCGGTGTTGGTCGTACCGAACGAGATCAGCGTGCCCGGTGGGCCGCGGCGGCGGCAGGCCGATTCGCTCTCGGATCTCGACGTGGAGGCACTGCGCGCGATCCACACCGAACTGGACGAGGTCAGCGACCAGCGCAGCGCCTGATCACGGCGTTCCCGACGGGAACACCGTGCGCACGGCGCGCGTCATGGTGTCCCTGGCGCTCGCGGCTCCGTTGGGATCCAGCGAGCTGATCGCCATCACGTAGCGGCGGTCGGCGCCGACGATACCGGTGGAGACGTGGAGCTGGTTGCCCCCGTTCCAGCAGCAGAACCACCCCTGTTTGACCGCCAGTGGTGTGCCCGCCAACCCGTCGGGCAGCCCGAACCGCTGTGGGTAGCCGTCGGCACCCGATGGGGTGAAACCGGCCAGGTTGCCGACGATGATCTCGGTCTGTTCGGGCGGGAGCCCACCGGAACCGTCGAGCAGCATGTCGTAGTACCGCACCAGATCGGCGGCCGTGCTCTGGGTGACATCCCAGCGCCCGTTGGCGGGGGCGGTGGTCGCCGCCAGCCCGTATCGCTGTGTGACACGGGCAATCACGGCGTTACGACCACCGCGATCCCAGAACATCTGGGCCGCACCATCTTCGGACGACCGCAACATGGCATCCAGCGCGGCGTGGTCGGACTCGGACAACGTCGACGAACCTGTTGCCTCACCGAACAGCGCATCATCGGCGATGAAAAGCTTCACCACCGATGCAATGGGAAAGGCGGTATTGCCATTGCTGACGAGTCGGCCGGTGCCCCTGTCGAGCACGGCAAGCTCCAGATCGGCACCTGAGGAGGCGGCTTCGGTGGTGGCCAGCCGTACCCGCGCGTCGATATCATCGGGCTCGGCCCTGGCCGTGCTGAGCGGGACACACACCAGTGCGGCGAGCGCGATGAGCGTCAGTTTGCCAAACATGGGTCTCCCTGCGAGCGGATCCGGATCGAGCTGAGTTCCGCCCGCTGTACCCCCGATGTGCCGACACTAATCGGATCTCGTCCGAGATCACCCTGAGCGAGGTCCGGCCGTTTACCGCAGCGCGGCGAAACAGCGCGGATTAACGGCCCGGCGCGGCCACGTCTGTGCCATCGTGAAGCGACACGTATCACGGTGGCCGCGGAAGGACGATTCGATGACGCACGGTCCGGTCGGGGGCGACGAAGCCTCGTTGTTCGACGACGACGCGAGTTTCAATTCCGGCCGCACGGCGGTGCGGATCGCTACGGTGGCCGCCCTCGGCGGTCTGTTGTTCGGCTACGACAGCGCGGTGATCAACGGCGCGGTGAGCTCGATCCAGGAAGATTTCGGGATCGGAAACGCCGAACTGGGATTCGCGGTTGCCTCTGCGCTACTCGGTGCCGCGGTGGGCGCGATGACGGCCGGCCGCATCGCCGACCGGATCGGCCGCATCGCGGTCATGAAGATCGCCGCCGTGCTCTTCCTGATCAGCGCGTTCGGTACCGGTCTGGCTCACGACGTGTGGACGGTGGTGCTGTTCCGCATCGTCGGTGGCATCGGAGTGGGTGTGGCCTCGGTGATCGCACCGGCGTATATCGCCGAGACGTCACCGCCGCAGATCCGGGGCCGGTTGGGTTCGCTGCAGCAACTGGCCATCGTGTTGGGCATCTTCGCCTCTTTCGCCGTCAACTGGCTGCTGCAGTGGGCCGCGGGCGGACCCAATGAGGTGCTGTGGCTGGGCCTGGACGCGTGGCGCTGGATGTTCCTGGCGATGGCCGTGCCTGCCGTGCTCTACGGTGCGCTGGCCTTCACCATCCCGGAATCGCCGCGCTATCTCGTTGCCAGCCACAAGATTCCGGAAGCGCGCCGGGTCTTGAGCATGTTGCTCGGCCAGAAGAACCTGGAGATCACCATCACCCGCATCCAGGACACCCTGGAGCGGGAGGACAAACCGTCGTGGCGAGATCTGCGCAAACCCGCCGGTGGGATCTACGGCATCGTCTGGGTGGGCCTGGGCCTGTCGATCTTCCAGCAGTTCGTCGGCATCAACGTCATCTTCTACTACTCCAATGTGCTGTGGCAGGCAGTCGGATTCAGCGCCGACGAGTCGGCGGTCTACACCGTGATCACCTCGGTGATCAACGTGCTGACGACCCTGATCGCGATTGCCCTGATCGACAAGATCGGCCGCAAACCGCTGCTGCTCATCGGGTCGGCCGGGATGGCGGTCACGCTGGCGACCATGGCGGTCATCTTCGCCAACGCGACGGTCAACCCCGACGGCACCCCGAGCCTGCCCGGCGCCTCCGGCGTGATCGCGCTCGTGGCGGCCAACCTCTTCGTGGTCGCGTTCGGCATGTCGTGGGGACCGGTGGTCTGGGTGCTGCTCGGCGAGATGTTCCCCAACCGCATCCGGGCCGCCGCTCTCGGGCTTGCCGCCGCCGGTCAATGGGCCGCCAACTGGGCGATCACCGTGACATTCCCGGAGCTGCGCAACCACCTGGGCCTGGCTTATGGCTTCTACGCGCTGTGCGCGGTGCTTTCCTTCGTGTTCGTGTCCAAGTGGGTGCGTGAGACCAAGGGGGTCTCCCTGGAGGACATGCATGCCGAGCTGTTGAGTGCCGACGACGCGGTGGGGAAGTGACCACTCGCCGCTGACTCGGCGGCCGTGGCCGCCCCCCACACTGCAATCCCATTGGGTCTTGTCCCAGGCGCATGAAACAATCGCTGTCCGTGAAGACCTTCGATGCCCTGTTCGCCGAGCTCAGTGAGAAAGCCCAGACCCGGCCCGCCGGGAGCGGGACGGTCGCGGCACTGGATTCCGGCGTCCACGGCCTTGGCAAGAAGATCCTCGAAGAAGCCGGCGAAGTGTGGCTGGCGGCCGAGCACGAGAGCGACGCGGCGCTGGCCGAGGAGATCAGCCAGCTGCTGTACTGGACCCAGGTGCTGATGCTGGCGCGCGGTCTGAAGCTCGACGACGTCTACCGGAACCTGTGACCATGTTGCGTGTCGCGGTGCCCAACAAGGGCGCACTCAGCGAATCTGCGTCGGAGATCCTCTCGGAGGCCGGTTACCGCCGCCGGACCGATCCCAAGGACCTGACTGTCGTTGATCCGGCGAACAACGTCGAGTTCTTCTTCCTGCGGCCCAAGGACATCGCGATCTACGTGGGTTCGGGGGAGCTCGATCTCGGCATCACCGGCCGGGATCTGGCCGCCGATGCCGATGCGCCGGTCAAGGAACGGCTCGCATTGGGCTTCGGCTCGTCGACATTCCGCTATGCGGCCCCGAAGGGTCAGGACTGGCAGGTGGGCGATCTGGCGGGCAAGCGGATCGCCACCGCATATCCGAATCTGGTCCGTCGCGATCTGGCCGCCAAGGGAATCGAAGCGACGGTGATCCGGCTCGACGGTGCGGTCGAGATCTCCATCCAGCTCGGGGTGGCCGATGTGATCGCCGATATCGTCGGCTCCGGGCGCACGCTGCGGTTGCACAATCTGGTCGCCTTCGGTGAGTCGCTGTGCGATTCGGAGGCCATCCTGATCGAACGGTCGGACTCCGATCCCGACCCCGCGCGCGACCAGTTGGCGGCCCGGGTGCAGGGTGTGGTCTTCGGCCAGCAATACCTGATGCTCGACTATGACTGCCCGCGTGCGGTTCTGGACCGGGCGACTGCGGTCACCCCAGGCCTGGAATCGCCCACCATCGCCCCGTTGGCCGACCCCGACTGGGTGGCGGTGCGGGCGCTGGTGCCGCGTCGGACGGTCAACACCATCATGGACGAGCTCGCCGCGATCGGCGCCAAGGCGATCCTGGCCTCCGATATCCGCTTCTGCCGGTTCTGATCGGCTGCCGGATCATCCGGCTCACCAGCGTCATGCGTGTTAGCGTCCGGAGATCAGCTGGTCCGGCGCGGAGGTGCTCATGACGGTGGTCCTGGTTCTGCTGCTCGCGTTGTTGATCGGCGTGGTGGCCGGTCTGCGCGCACTCACGCCGCCCGCTGTCGTCGCCTGGGGTGGCATGCTCGGCTGGATCGCGCTCGACGGCACTTGGGCGCAGTGGCTGACTCATCCCATCACCGTCACGGTGCTGACCATCCTGCTTGTGGTCGAACTGGTCACCGATCAGCTGCCCGCCACACCGCCGCGCACGGTCGCCATGCAGTTCGCCGCGCGCCTGTTCACCGGTGCGTTCGCCGGCGCGGTGCTGGTCAGCGGCGTCATCGGTGATGCCTCCGCGGGCAACGTCGTCTCCGGTATCGGCGCAGGAATCATCGGCGCGGTGCTGGGCACCATGGGCGGTTACCAGGCCCGTAAGGCACTGGTCGAGCGCAGCGGCGGCAGAGACCTTCCCGTGGCCCTGGTCGAAGACGTGATCGCCGTGGTGGGCGGATTCGCGGTGGTCTACTTCGCGTCGATGATCTGATGTCGAAGACAACGGAATTCGACGCCATCATCGTCGGTGCGGGGCAAGCCGGTCCGCCGCTGGCCGGGCGGCTCACCGACGCCGGCCAACGCGTCGCGGTGATCGAGCGCAAGCTGGTCGGCGGCACCTGCGTCAATTCTGGTTGTATCCCCACCAAGACCCTGGTAGCCAGTGCCCACGCTGCTCATACGGCCCGTCGCGCAGCGGATTTCGGCATCGACACCGGCTCCGTCACCGTCGATATGGCCAAGGTGAAGGCGCGCAAGGACGGCATCGTCGAGTCCGACCGCCGCGGGGTGGAATCCTGGATCGAGGGGATGCACGGCGCGACATTGCTACGCGGACACGCCCGTTTCGTCGATCCGCACACCATGGACGTCGACGGCACGCTCATCAGCGCGGAGCGGATCTTCCTCAATGTGGGCGGGCGGGCCGTGGTGCCCGACCTGCCCGGCCTGTCCGCTATCGACTATCTGACGAATGTCTCGATTCTGGAACTCGATATCGTCCCCGAACATCTGGTGGTCATCGGTGGCAGCTATATCGCGCTGGAGTTCGCGCAGATGTACCGCCGGTTCGGTGCGGCGGTCACCGTCGTCGAACGCGGACCGCGACTGACCTCTCGCGAGGACGAGGATGTATCCGCGGCCATCCGCGGCATCCTGGAGGCCGAGGGGATCGTGGTGCACACCGGCGCCGATGACATTCGGTTCGCCAAGTGCGTCAACGGCTTCGAGGTGACCCCGCGGGCGGGCGCCGATCCGATCGTAGGTAGCCACGCCTTGATTGCGGTGGGGCGGACACCCAATACCGACGACCTGGGGCTGGACAAGGCCGGGGTGCGCACCGACCACCGGGGCTACATCGAGGTCGACGACCAGCTGCGCACGTCCGTCGAACACATCTGGGCAATGGGGGATTGCAACGGCAAGGGCGCGTTCACCCACACCTCGTACAACGATTTCGAGATCGTCGCGGCCAATCTGCTCGACGATGATCCCCGCCGGGTCAGTGACCGGGTACCGACCTACGCGCTCTACATCGACCCGCCGCTGGGCCGGGCCGGGATGACCGCCGACGAGGTGCTGCGCTCGGGCCGAAAGGCGCTGGTGGGTACGCGTCCGATGACACGGGTCGGCCGGGCGGTGGAGAAGGGTGAGACGCAGGGCTTCATGAAGGTGGTGGTGGACGCCGAGACCCACCAGATCCTCGGTGCCTCGATCCTCGGCGTCGGTGGTGACGAGGTGGTGCACGCGATCTTGGATGTCATGACCGCGAAACTGCCCTACACCGCGATATCGCGGACCATGCACATCCATCCCACGGTCAGCGAGCTGATTCCGACGCTGTTGCAGGATCTCAGGCCGCTGACGTAGCGGCGCGGCCCGCGGTGAGTTGCGCGGTCACCTGCGCGACGCGTGTGCCGAGGTGGGTGAAAGTGGCCAGATCGGCGGGATGCACCTCGTGGCGACCGGCGTCGACATCGGTCTGTGCGCCGGCGCCCAACCAGAAGCCCAGCCGGTTGAGGTCGTGTTCGCTGCCCGCCGAACTGTTCCACCCCGGACCCAAACCGAGGTTGACCCAATGCATGTGGTGCTGGGCGGCGAAGACGGACAGCGAGATCAACGCGGTCAGTTTGTCACCGCTCTTGGCGCCGGAGTTGGTGAACCCGGCGGCGACCTTGTCCCGCCAGGCCCCGGTCACGCAGCGCCGTCCGGTCTGCTCGGCGAATGCCTGGAAGCCGGCCGAGATGTTGCCCATGTAGGTGGGTGCGCCGAAGATGATGGCGTCTGCGGTATCGAGGGTGGCCCATGCGCTGTCGGTCAGCTCACCGAGGTCGACCATGCCGACGTGTGCGCCCGCCGCGCGGACGCCGTCGGCGACGGCGCCGGCCAAGGTCGCGGTGTGGCCGAAGCCGGAGTGACAGGCCACCGCCACGGTGGGGGTGCTATCAGACATCATGGGTATCTCCTCCGTGGTAGATCGTTTGTGCCAGTTGGCGATAGCGGTGCCGCCAGGGCGGAAGCGGTGTTCCGTCCAGTAGTGCGGTGAGTCGGTCCAGGAACGCATGAGTGCCCGGCCGGAAGCCGCCTGCGTTGCGCACGCCGAGGCCGCGGTGGGTGAGAACCAAACGGGTGCCGGCGTTCTCGGGGTGCAGTTCGTAGCGCACATATCCCGGCTCGGCGATCCGCTGGTTCCATTCGTGCTCGAGCACGTGCGGTGGGTCCCAGACGGTGATCCGTCCGGTCATCCGCTTCGCGGCTTCGGGGTTCGGGGGATCGGTCGGAACCATGTCGATCTGTCCGCCGACGCGCGGTTCGATGACGGTGGGTCCCATCCACCGGGCGCGCTGCGCCGGTTCGGTGAGCGCCGCCCACACCGTGGCCGGCGGATGCGCCAGCCAGCGATCGAAACGCAGTGTGGCACGTTCTCCGTCGATGATCAGTTCGCCGGCGGTCTCGCTCATATCCGCTCCGGGTCGTCGAGGTGGCGCTCGAGGGCGTCGAGGTGGGCGGTCCAGAAGTGCCGGTATCGGTTCAGCCACTCGTCCATCGCCACCAGGCCGTCGGCGCGCAGGGCGTAGATCCGGCGCTGCGCGTCCGAGCGCACCTCGACGAGGCCGACCTCGCGCAGCACCCGCAGATGGCGCGACACCGTCGGCTGGGTCAGTTCGGGCAGGCTGGCGACCAGCTCGCCCGCCGAGCGCTCACCGTCGCGCAGAACATCCAGCAATACGCGCCGGCTGGGCTCGGCGACCGCCTCGAAGACATCCACGCCAGCGAGTATTGCATCTCATCTATATAGATGCAATACAATATTTATAACGGCTCAGCGGGTTCGCTGGACCAGCAGGGTTTGCGCCGAGGTACCGATGAAGCCGTCCCGGTCGTAGATCTCGGCCGTCGTCACCCCGATACCGTCCGGGCCGATGGAACCTCGGGCGCGCAGACCGAAATCCGTTCCGCGCGGGACCCGGTGCAAATGCACGGCGGTGTCGGTATTCATGAAGACGAAGCGGGTCGGGTCCAATGCGGCGCCGATGCCGTTGGCCGAATCGACCACCTGGGCCAGCCGCTGCAGCGGGGTCGTCGGCTCATCGTCGACCAGCGGGACCAACGGACTCATCCAGGCCTCCGCGGCCGCGCCCGGTGTGGTGGCCTGGCTGCGCCAACTGACCGTCTCCAGATATCCCGGGGCGCCCATCCAGCCGTGCGGATTGTCCACTGCCGCACCCTCGGTCAGCGGCGGGTACCGGTCGGTGCGGACGTCGGCGGTGTCACTGGTGGCCAGCAGCCACGCACTGACGCGGGCCACCGGGCGCTCCGGCGCATCGGTGGTGCTCATCTCCGCCACGGCCAGGGTGATGCGCGCGCCCGGCCGCTGCACCCAGGCCCGCACCTGCACGGGGGCCACCGGGACGGCGCCGAGGATATCGAGCAGCAGACGCCCCACCCGCAGCTGCGGCCGGTCGAGGTACAGCTCCTCGATGGCTTTGGTCAGCAGTGCCAGCGGCGGTGAGCCGTGCTGGATGGCGGCATCCCAGTTGCTCGCCGTACCGATCGTCGATTCGAACAGCTGGATCGCGCCGTCGGATCCGAGCCGCCGATAGTGCGGGGTGCGCGGTCCGACGCTGTGCGACGCGGTCATTCGGCCGGCGCCTCCGGCCAGCCCGGGTAGGGCGGCGGCGTGCCGCCGAACTCGGGGCACAGCGCCCGGTGTGCGCACCAGTCGCACAGCTTGGACCGCTTGGCCCGGAAATCGCCTGTGCTACCGGCGGATTGGATGGCACGCCAGATCGCGGTCAGGGTTCGCTCGAACCGCACCAACTCATCGGGATCGGGGGAGTAGTCCAGCAGCTGACCGTCGGCGAGGTAGATCAGCCGCAACCGGGCAGGCAGCACGCCGCGGGACCGCCACAGCGCCACCGCGTAGAACTTCATCTGGAACAGCGCCTTGGCCTCGGCCAGCGCCCACAGCTCCGACGGAGCCCTCCCGGTCTTGTAATCGACCACGCGCATCTCGCCGGTGGCCGCGATGTCGATGCGGTCGACGAAGCCGCGCAGCAGGGTGCCGTCCTCAAGCTCGACCTCGACCCGTTGCTCGCAACTGTGCGGATCGAACCGGGTGGGGTCCTCCAGCCGGTAGTACCCGGACAGCAACTTGCGGGCGTCGCGCACCAACTCTGCCCGTAGGTCCGCGTCGAGGGCGCGGCCGAGTTGCTCGTTCTCGGCGGCGACGCGGTCGAGCGCGGTGTCGACGAGGGTCAGCGCGGTGTCGTGGCCGCGTTGCGCGGCGGGCAACGCATAGAGATCTTCCAGCGCGGCGTGCACCACCGACCCGCGCAGCTGCGCCGGGGACACCGGCTCGGGCAGCCGATCGATGGCCCGGAAGCGGTACAGCAATGGGCACTGCTTGAAATCACCGGCCCGGGACGGGGACAGGGCGGGGCGCCGACCGGTTACCGGTCCGGTTGTGGTGGCGACGCTCATGGCCCGAGCCTATGCCCGGGCCCCGACAATTCCTCGGCAATCCCGGCGTGGTCGGCCTGCGCGCGTCTGGCAGGCTAGGGCCCCGTGGCAATCACTGGTCCGTTCGTCGTCGGCGATCGCGTGCAACTCACCGACGCCAAGGGGCGGCACTACACGATGGTGCTCGCCCCTGGCGCGGAGTTCCACACCCACCGCGGCGCGATCCCGCACGACGGGGTGATCGGCCTGCCGGAGGGGAGCGTCGTCAAGTCCACCAACGGCGATCCCTTCCTCGTGCTGCGCCCGCTGTTGATCGACTATGTGCTGTCCATGCCGCGCGGCGCGCAGGTCATCTATCCCAAGGACGCCGCCCAGATCGTCCACGAGGGCGACATCTTCCCCGGGGCGCGGGTGCTGGAGGCCGGTGCCGGCTCGGGGGCGCTGACGTGTTCGCTGCTGCGGGCCGTCGGTCCGAGCGGGCAGGTCATCTCCTACGAGGTGCGCGACGATCACGCCGTGCACGCCATCCGGAATGTCGAGACGTTCTTCGGCGAGCGGCCGGCCAACTGGGATCTGCGCATCGCAGACCTCAACCAGTACCCGGTGGGTGCGGACGGACAAGCCGGGCTCGAGCGGGAGGTCGACCGGGTGGTGCTGGACATGCTCGCACCCTGGGAGGTGCTCGACACGGTGGCCGGCGCGCTGGTGGCCGGCGGGGTTCTGATCGTCTACGTCGCCACCGTGACGCAGCTGTCCCGCACGGTGGAGGCGCTGCGCGAACAGCAGTGCTGGACCGAGCCACGGTCATGGGAGACCATGCAGCGGGGTTGGAACGTCGTCGGCCTCGCGGTGCGTCCCCAGCACAACATGCGTGGGCACACCGCTTTCCTGATCTCCGCGCGCAAGCTCGCGCCGGGAACCATCACCCCGACGCTGCTCAAGCGGCGTAAGCAACAGGTCTGACGCCTCCGCGCGGAATCAGCGCGGCGGTGTCGGTGGGGCCGGTGGAAGCGGGTTCTGCGCCTGCAACTCGAGCAGCTGATCGGCGGTGTCCCTGGTCAACTGCCAAGCACCGTCGTTAAGCGTGAACTGCATCGGGAAGGTGAACGGTGCGGCACCGGGAATCGGATTGGCCGGCGCGACCGTCACGGTGGCCACGACATCACCGGCATCCGCCGCACCCGAGCCAGTGCGCTCCGCCCACATCAGATCGGCCGCCTGAAAGGTCAGCGGAGCCAGACCGGCATCGACGGTGGCCTTGGCGAAACGATCGAGGGCCGCGGCGTCTTCGGGTGTGGCGAATTGCACCAGCGGCACTTTCTGCGCGCCAGGAATAGAAGGATCGGCGAGCTTTCCCAGTACCTCGGTGAGCGCTTCCGGTGCCGGCAGCGCAGCGGCGGGCGGCGGCAAGGGCACCGCGGATGTCGTGGCCGAGCCGGGCGCCGTGGCGGGTACGTCCGGGCTGGGCTCGGCGGCGCATCCGGACAGCAAGAGCGCCGCCACCGAGGTGACGGCGCCCAATGCCTGCGTGGTGATGAGGGGGAGGCCCCCGATGCGGCGCATTGCCGTCCGGTCAGCCGGCCGCCGAGAGCAGCGACAGCGCGGACTGCTTGGTGACCTGCCAGCCGGTGGGGCTGGGTCCTGCGATGAACGTCACCGGCTGGGTGGCGGTGCCGCCGGTGGCCGCGGTCGCGGTGACGTTGGCGGTGGCGACGGGACCGTTGACGTCGATATCGACGACATTGAAGGTCAGTGGGAACTTGCCCTCACGCGCGGCGTTGTTGTAGGCACGGTCGGCCGCGATGGACTCGAAACGTCCGACGCCACCCTGGATGTAGGGCGCCTTTCCGGCGAACGATCCGGGGCTGGCGAGCGCGGTGAGCGTTTGCGTCAACGGCGCGGCCAGATCGGGTGCGGGCGCCTGTGGCAGCGGGGTATCCCACACCACGGGCGCGATTGCCGGTGCGTTGCTCGCTGCCACCGACGACACGCCCGCAGCGGCAGCGGTGACCAGACCGGCAGCTGCGGCACTAGTTACTACGCCGGTCACTAGGGTTTTGATGAGCACAGTGGTCCTTTCCAACGGGCCAAGTATTCAGTGAGGTTAACAGCGTTGCTGGTGTGTCGAATTCCTAGACCGCACACAAAGGCTGAATCGCCGGTAGCGTTGAAGTTGTTACTGCGCCAACATTCGGTGCGGGAGGGAGCGCAACATGACTGATTCCGAGCGTTCGGGCTTGTCCGCCGAGGATGCCGCCGAACTGGAGAGGTTGCGCCGCGAAGCTGCGGCACTTCGTGAACAACTCGAGCAGACGGTGGGAGCGGGTAGCGGCTTGCGCAGCGCCCGTGACATCCAGCAGCTCGAGGCGCGCATCGATTCGTTGGCTGCGCGCAACGCGAAGCTGATGGACACCCTCAAGGAGGCGCGTCAGCAGCTGCTCGCGCTGCGCGAGGAGGTCGATCGCCTAGGTCAGCCGCCCAGCGGGTACGGGGTGTTGTTGGCCACACATGACGACGAGACCGTCGATGTGTTCACCTCCGGTCGCAAGATGCGGCTGACGCTGTCGCCCAATATCGAGGTCGCCGGCCTGAAACAGGGCCAGACCGTTCGGTTGAACGAGGCGTTGACGGTGGTGGAGGCCGGCACCTTCGAGGCGGTCGGCGAGATCAGCACCCTGCGCGAGATCCTGGACGACGGTCACCGCGCCCTCGTCGTCGGCCATGCCGACGAGGAGCGGATCGTGTGGCTGGCCGAGCCGCTGATCGCCGCCGAGTTCCTGCCCGAGGGCGTCCAGGTGGACGAGAGTGCGGACCTCGACGGAGAGCAGACGCGCAAGCTGCGCCCGGGGGACTCGCTGCTGGTCGACACGAAGGCCGGCTACGCCTTCGAGCGCATCCCCAAGGCCGAGGTGGAGGATCTGGTCCTGGAGGAGGTGCCCGATGTCAGCTACGGCGATATCGGTGGCCTCACCCGCCAGATCGAGCAGATCCGCG contains these protein-coding regions:
- a CDS encoding SDR family oxidoreductase gives rise to the protein MTILVTGATGNIGRQVVDELIALGANDIRALTVNPTKAALPDSVTAVTGYLGKPDSLRAALDGVERVYLAPHPPTLAATLEHLTNAGVRYVVALTGGAHWQQHADAVTASGLGQTQLGPGEFSDNFTMWAPQIRTGVVHDIAPDAVQSPVSMRDIARVAAHLLADPQDTHLGKMYELTGPRALSRAEIAREIGTGVGIDVEMRRCSRAEADALLRPLMGDGVDWYLDLFDRAANPQGAEEQFARDQIVTGQRANDHVERLTGTPAESMAEWAARNREVFL
- a CDS encoding HAD family phosphatase; protein product: MRAVLWDMDGTLVDSEKLWDIAIQDLYRKHGRELSAEVRTSTIGGSSENVMAIVYADLGLPLDPEDMARTADWMHDYVGELFAEGLPWCAGAREMLDELAAADVTMALVTNTRRVLTEKALDSIGRGYFAVTVCGDEVPSGKPAPDPYLRAATLLGLDPAACLAVEDSVTGAAAAEAAGCAVLVVPNEISVPGGPRRRQADSLSDLDVEALRAIHTELDEVSDQRSA
- a CDS encoding serine hydrolase, with the translated sequence MFGKLTLIALAALVCVPLSTARAEPDDIDARVRLATTEAASSGADLELAVLDRGTGRLVSNGNTAFPIASVVKLFIADDALFGEATGSSTLSESDHAALDAMLRSSEDGAAQMFWDRGGRNAVIARVTQRYGLAATTAPANGRWDVTQSTAADLVRYYDMLLDGSGGLPPEQTEIIVGNLAGFTPSGADGYPQRFGLPDGLAGTPLAVKQGWFCCWNGGNQLHVSTGIVGADRRYVMAISSLDPNGAASARDTMTRAVRTVFPSGTP
- a CDS encoding sugar porter family MFS transporter — its product is MTHGPVGGDEASLFDDDASFNSGRTAVRIATVAALGGLLFGYDSAVINGAVSSIQEDFGIGNAELGFAVASALLGAAVGAMTAGRIADRIGRIAVMKIAAVLFLISAFGTGLAHDVWTVVLFRIVGGIGVGVASVIAPAYIAETSPPQIRGRLGSLQQLAIVLGIFASFAVNWLLQWAAGGPNEVLWLGLDAWRWMFLAMAVPAVLYGALAFTIPESPRYLVASHKIPEARRVLSMLLGQKNLEITITRIQDTLEREDKPSWRDLRKPAGGIYGIVWVGLGLSIFQQFVGINVIFYYSNVLWQAVGFSADESAVYTVITSVINVLTTLIAIALIDKIGRKPLLLIGSAGMAVTLATMAVIFANATVNPDGTPSLPGASGVIALVAANLFVVAFGMSWGPVVWVLLGEMFPNRIRAAALGLAAAGQWAANWAITVTFPELRNHLGLAYGFYALCAVLSFVFVSKWVRETKGVSLEDMHAELLSADDAVGK
- a CDS encoding phosphoribosyl-ATP diphosphatase, with the protein product MKQSLSVKTFDALFAELSEKAQTRPAGSGTVAALDSGVHGLGKKILEEAGEVWLAAEHESDAALAEEISQLLYWTQVLMLARGLKLDDVYRNL
- the hisG gene encoding ATP phosphoribosyltransferase, whose product is MLRVAVPNKGALSESASEILSEAGYRRRTDPKDLTVVDPANNVEFFFLRPKDIAIYVGSGELDLGITGRDLAADADAPVKERLALGFGSSTFRYAAPKGQDWQVGDLAGKRIATAYPNLVRRDLAAKGIEATVIRLDGAVEISIQLGVADVIADIVGSGRTLRLHNLVAFGESLCDSEAILIERSDSDPDPARDQLAARVQGVVFGQQYLMLDYDCPRAVLDRATAVTPGLESPTIAPLADPDWVAVRALVPRRTVNTIMDELAAIGAKAILASDIRFCRF
- a CDS encoding DUF4126 family protein; the protein is MTVVLVLLLALLIGVVAGLRALTPPAVVAWGGMLGWIALDGTWAQWLTHPITVTVLTILLVVELVTDQLPATPPRTVAMQFAARLFTGAFAGAVLVSGVIGDASAGNVVSGIGAGIIGAVLGTMGGYQARKALVERSGGRDLPVALVEDVIAVVGGFAVVYFASMI
- a CDS encoding FAD-containing oxidoreductase, producing the protein MSKTTEFDAIIVGAGQAGPPLAGRLTDAGQRVAVIERKLVGGTCVNSGCIPTKTLVASAHAAHTARRAADFGIDTGSVTVDMAKVKARKDGIVESDRRGVESWIEGMHGATLLRGHARFVDPHTMDVDGTLISAERIFLNVGGRAVVPDLPGLSAIDYLTNVSILELDIVPEHLVVIGGSYIALEFAQMYRRFGAAVTVVERGPRLTSREDEDVSAAIRGILEAEGIVVHTGADDIRFAKCVNGFEVTPRAGADPIVGSHALIAVGRTPNTDDLGLDKAGVRTDHRGYIEVDDQLRTSVEHIWAMGDCNGKGAFTHTSYNDFEIVAANLLDDDPRRVSDRVPTYALYIDPPLGRAGMTADEVLRSGRKALVGTRPMTRVGRAVEKGETQGFMKVVVDAETHQILGASILGVGGDEVVHAILDVMTAKLPYTAISRTMHIHPTVSELIPTLLQDLRPLT